The genomic region AAGCTCAGTCCTGCGCTACAGGGCAAAACGATTCTGCGGCAGGTGATGCGCGGACGCTTGCCAAAACCGATTCTCACGCGCCCCAAAGAGGGCTTCGGCATGCCGTTGGGGACGTGGTTGCGGGAGGATCTGCGCGAGATGACCGGCGATCTGCTCGCCCCGTCCCGACTGCGCGCCATGGCGGTGTGGGACGAGCAGGCGGTGACGGCGCTGCTCAACGCCCATCTGCGCGGCGAAATTGACGCGGCATATCCGCTCTGGAGCCTGCTGTTTTTCGCCCTCTGGCATCAACAGTGGATGACCGCTTAGAGCGCTTGGCCAATGGCGAGCTGCGTGTGGGCTCGCAGGGCGCCATTTTGCAAGGCGCTCTCAGGTCGCTTTCTGATTCCTGCGCGCCGCCAGCGCGAACAGCGGTTGCGCCCATTTGAACAGACCGCCGAGTTTGCGCGCGGCAAAGCGGCGCAAGTGGTGGCGGCCGCGCAGATCGTTGGCGCTGATCAGCGCCAGGATCACGCGCGGAATGATCAGGTTGACGTAGGGGCCGGGGAGATAGATGCGCTTGTACAGACCGCTGCGCACCAGATAGCGCACCAACGGTTTGGGCAGCAGCATCATCCAGTTGAGCAGAAACGCGGTGGCGCGGGTATCGCGCGAGGCGGTCTGGTAGAGGGCGTAGAAGTTGGCGCGGCTGGTTCCCTCCTCCACCGCCTCGATCTCGTCGGGATCAATGGCGTCATGCGCCAGGGCGTGCTGGATGATGGGCGCTTTGGGCAGATAGTTGAGCTGGAACACCTGAATCCGCGAGGGCCGCGTTTCGTTATAGAACAGCAGCGCCTTTTCGCTGTTGGCCTGGGTGTCGCCGGGGATGTCCAGAATGTGGTCCACCTGATTCATCAGGCCAACCTCGTTGAGCGCATTGATGCAGTCGCGCACGCGGTCGGGGTCGATGGGGCGGTTGAGCACGTTGCGGCAGATCTCCTCGGAGAGGGACTGCACGCCGATGGCGATATAGATGCAGCCGGCGTCCTTGAGCGCACGCGCCTTGGGCGGGTCCATGGAGGCCGGGTAGGTGGAGCAGCAGAACGGCAGCCCCACGCGCGCCTTGTACAGCGGCAGGAAACGCTCCAGCCACGGGCGGCTGGCGGTGAAGATGTCGTCGTGGAAGGTCACCGCCTCCGCGCCATAACGACGCACCGCGCGCTCCAGCTCGGCGATGACGTCCTCCGGTTCGCGCCGCAGAATGCGCGGCTCGCCCGGGGTGATGGGGATGGAGCCAGCGTAGCAGTAGGTGCAGGTGTAGGCGCAGCCGCGGCTGGCCATGATCTGATACTCCTGCGCAAACAGCGGCGCGGCGGCGTAGATCTCCTCCTTGTCGGGGTCGGGCAGGGCGTTCAGGTCACGGATCTTGGGGGCCATGTCGAAGGCGCCGACCACGCCGCCGTCGGCGCGTTTGAAGGTCGCCCCGGCCGGCGCGGCGGCGGGCCAGAAATCCGCCGTGTCGCCGCAGCCATCGAGCAGCAGCGCCAGCACCTCTTCGCCTTCGCCGCGCACCACGCAATCCACCTCGGGTTTGCGCAACACGCGCTCGGCGGTGAGGGTCACGTGGATGCCGCCAAACAGGGTTTTCACCCCGGGCAGGCGCGCCTTGATCGCGCGGGCGATGGCCAACTGGCTCTGATAGTTGGCGGTGATGCAGGAGAATCCCACCACCTGGGGGCGGGTGCGCGCGATGCGCTCAACGATGGCGTCCACGTTCTCGGCGTGGTTGGAGAACTGGAACTGGTCCATCTGCTGATAGTGCACATAGGCTGCGGCATGGCCCGCGCGTTTGGCGCTGGCGATGAGATAGGCCGTGCCCAAA from Magnetofaba australis IT-1 harbors:
- a CDS encoding B12-binding domain-containing radical SAM protein, which produces MSSLRITFVYNDFEHLGTAYLIASAKRAGHAAAYVHYQQMDQFQFSNHAENVDAIVERIARTRPQVVGFSCITANYQSQLAIARAIKARLPGVKTLFGGIHVTLTAERVLRKPEVDCVVRGEGEEVLALLLDGCGDTADFWPAAAPAGATFKRADGGVVGAFDMAPKIRDLNALPDPDKEEIYAAAPLFAQEYQIMASRGCAYTCTYCYAGSIPITPGEPRILRREPEDVIAELERAVRRYGAEAVTFHDDIFTASRPWLERFLPLYKARVGLPFCCSTYPASMDPPKARALKDAGCIYIAIGVQSLSEEICRNVLNRPIDPDRVRDCINALNEVGLMNQVDHILDIPGDTQANSEKALLFYNETRPSRIQVFQLNYLPKAPIIQHALAHDAIDPDEIEAVEEGTSRANFYALYQTASRDTRATAFLLNWMMLLPKPLVRYLVRSGLYKRIYLPGPYVNLIIPRVILALISANDLRGRHHLRRFAARKLGGLFKWAQPLFALAARRNQKAT